From the Entomomonas sp. E2T0 genome, one window contains:
- the pstS gene encoding phosphate ABC transporter substrate-binding protein PstS yields the protein MRLTSILKTLGLASLLVALPVAAQDITGAGASFPAPVYAKWADSYYKETGNRVNYQSIGSSAGVKQILAKTVDFGASDAPLTDENLAKEGLIQFPTVIGGVVPVINVKGIKEGQLKLTGEVLADIYLGKITQWNDEAIKNLNPSLDLPNAKITVVRRADGSGTSFVFTSYLAKVSTGWKDQVGAGAAVKWPVGVGGKGNEGVSAFVMRLANSIGYVEYAYAKQNKMAYVALKNAAGNFVVPSDDAFKAAAEGIDWEKTFAQDMTNAAGDQAWPLSTATYIILYQQTNKPAQTAAALKFFNWALEKGDAASAELDYVAFPETVKKTIRNSWSKIVDSNGTAINYK from the coding sequence GGAGCCTCTTTCCCTGCACCTGTTTATGCAAAGTGGGCAGATAGTTATTATAAAGAAACAGGTAATCGCGTTAATTATCAATCAATAGGTTCCAGTGCAGGTGTTAAACAAATATTAGCTAAAACCGTTGATTTTGGTGCTTCTGATGCCCCATTAACTGATGAAAACTTAGCTAAAGAGGGTTTAATACAGTTTCCTACCGTAATTGGTGGTGTGGTGCCTGTTATCAATGTTAAAGGCATTAAAGAAGGACAGTTAAAATTAACAGGCGAAGTATTAGCTGATATTTATTTAGGAAAAATTACCCAATGGAATGATGAAGCTATTAAAAACTTGAATCCTAGCCTTGATTTACCTAATGCCAAAATTACGGTAGTGCGTCGTGCGGATGGTTCAGGTACCAGCTTTGTATTTACTTCTTACCTAGCTAAAGTAAGTACAGGCTGGAAAGATCAAGTAGGGGCTGGCGCAGCCGTTAAATGGCCTGTAGGTGTGGGTGGTAAAGGTAATGAGGGGGTCTCTGCTTTTGTTATGCGTTTAGCTAACTCTATTGGTTATGTGGAATATGCCTATGCTAAACAAAATAAAATGGCTTATGTGGCTTTAAAAAATGCGGCTGGTAACTTTGTAGTTCCTAGTGATGATGCCTTTAAAGCTGCTGCTGAAGGTATTGATTGGGAAAAAACCTTTGCTCAAGATATGACTAATGCAGCAGGGGATCAAGCATGGCCTTTATCAACAGCAACTTATATCATCCTTTATCAACAAACTAATAAACCAGCACAAACAGCGGCAGCTTTAAAATTCTTTAACTGGGCATTAGAAAAAGGTGATGCTGCTTCTGCCGAGTTAGATTATGTGGCTTTCCCAGAAACAGTGAAGAAAACAATTCGTAATAGTTGGTCTAAGATAGTTGATAGTAATGGTACAGCAATTAATTATAAGTAG
- the pstC gene encoding phosphate ABC transporter permease PstC produces MQSFPSRKHSRYGDAIFAGLFRGAAILTLVMLAGIIISLIIGAIPAFKEFGLSFIWSNEWDPVQDKYGALVMIYGTVATSLIALLIAIPVSFGIAVFLTELAPNWLKQPLGTAIELLAAIPSIVYGMWGLLVFGPLLAEYVQTPLQSLLGDVPYLNVLVSGYPVGIGIFSAGIILAIMIIPFIASVMRDVFEVTPPLLKESAYGLGATTWEVIRNVVFPYTKAGVVGGIMLGLGRALGETMAVTFMIGNMNQLESVSLFEAANSITSVLANEFAEASPGLHQASLIYLGLILFFITFLVLSCSKLFLMKLQKNEGGRT; encoded by the coding sequence ATGCAATCTTTTCCTAGTCGTAAGCATTCCCGTTATGGGGATGCTATCTTTGCAGGGCTGTTTCGTGGTGCTGCTATTTTAACTTTAGTCATGCTGGCAGGTATTATTATTTCCTTGATTATAGGCGCCATACCTGCGTTTAAAGAATTTGGTTTAAGTTTTATTTGGAGTAATGAGTGGGATCCTGTACAGGACAAGTATGGGGCACTGGTAATGATTTATGGTACGGTGGCCACTTCGCTTATCGCATTACTTATTGCTATTCCTGTTAGTTTTGGTATCGCTGTATTTCTTACCGAATTAGCACCTAATTGGTTAAAACAACCCTTAGGTACAGCTATTGAACTATTAGCGGCTATTCCTTCCATTGTGTATGGTATGTGGGGGTTATTAGTCTTTGGACCTTTATTAGCTGAATATGTGCAAACACCCTTACAAAGTCTACTAGGTGATGTACCTTATTTAAATGTTCTAGTATCAGGTTATCCTGTGGGAATAGGTATTTTTTCAGCAGGTATTATTCTTGCCATTATGATTATTCCCTTTATTGCCTCAGTGATGAGAGATGTGTTTGAAGTAACGCCTCCATTATTAAAAGAGTCAGCCTATGGACTAGGTGCTACTACATGGGAAGTAATTAGAAATGTGGTATTTCCTTATACCAAGGCGGGTGTAGTTGGTGGAATTATGCTTGGTTTAGGTAGAGCATTAGGGGAAACCATGGCCGTTACCTTTATGATTGGTAATATGAACCAATTAGAGTCAGTGTCTTTATTTGAAGCAGCTAATAGTATCACTTCTGTATTGGCTAATGAGTTTGCTGAGGCAAGCCCAGGTTTACATCAAGCGTCATTAATTTATCTAGGTTTGATCTTATTCTTTATTACCTTCCTAGTACTTTCTTGTTCAAAGTTATTCTTAATGAAATTACAGAAAAATGAAGGAGGGCGTACATGA
- the pstA gene encoding phosphate ABC transporter permease PstA, with protein MSYFSPQKVKQHKRRKFKNHIALALSLMAMLFGLFWLAWILFETIYLGVGGINIAVFSEMTPPPNAETGGLANAIWGSFLMVLMATLIGTPIGIMTGVYLCEYGGKGIIASVTRFINDILLSAPSIIIGLFVYSLIVLPFKGFSGWAGVVALALIVVPVVVRTTENMLALIPNSLREAAYALGAPKWKVVLMVTIRAASAGIITGILLAIARIAGETAPLLFTALSNQFWTSDLSQPMASLPVTIFKFAMSPFENWQKLAWAGVFIITFGILILNVTARILFKKKG; from the coding sequence ATGAGTTATTTTAGCCCTCAAAAAGTTAAACAACATAAACGTCGTAAATTTAAAAATCATATTGCCTTAGCTTTATCATTAATGGCTATGTTATTTGGGTTGTTTTGGCTAGCGTGGATATTATTTGAAACCATCTATTTAGGTGTTGGTGGCATTAATATAGCGGTATTTAGTGAAATGACCCCTCCGCCTAATGCAGAAACAGGTGGTTTAGCTAATGCCATTTGGGGTTCGTTCCTAATGGTATTAATGGCTACCTTAATAGGCACACCTATCGGTATTATGACAGGGGTTTATTTATGTGAGTACGGTGGTAAAGGGATTATTGCCAGCGTGACCCGTTTTATTAACGATATTTTATTATCAGCACCTTCCATTATCATTGGCCTTTTTGTTTATTCATTAATTGTACTACCCTTTAAAGGTTTCTCTGGTTGGGCTGGTGTTGTGGCATTAGCATTGATTGTTGTACCAGTGGTAGTGAGAACTACTGAAAATATGTTAGCGCTTATTCCTAATTCATTGCGAGAGGCGGCTTATGCACTTGGGGCACCAAAGTGGAAAGTGGTATTAATGGTAACAATTAGGGCTGCTAGTGCCGGTATTATTACAGGCATATTGTTAGCTATTGCTCGTATTGCAGGTGAAACAGCCCCCTTATTATTTACTGCACTGTCTAATCAATTCTGGACCAGTGATTTATCTCAACCGATGGCAAGCTTACCTGTCACAATCTTTAAGTTTGCGATGAGTCCCTTTGAAAATTGGCAAAAATTAGCGTGGGCAGGAGTCTTTATTATTACCTTTGGCATATTGATTCTCAATGTTACAGCACGTATTTTATTTAAGAAGAAAGGTTAA
- the pstB gene encoding phosphate ABC transporter ATP-binding protein PstB, giving the protein MVNKPHNETIKTKLAIRDLNFYYGKFHALKGINLDIPEKKVTAFIGPSGCGKSTLLRTLNRMFELYPEQRAEGEILIDGENLLTSKEDVALIRARIGMVFQKPTPFPMSIYNNIAFGVKLFEKLSNAEMDDRVEWALNKAALWNEVKDKLHQNGASLSGGQQQRLCIARGIAIKPEVLLLDEPCSALDPISTGKIEELIHELKQDYTVAIVTHNMQQAARCSDYTAYMYLGELVEVGETEQLFLKPQRQETEDYITGRFG; this is encoded by the coding sequence ATGGTCAACAAACCACACAATGAAACAATTAAAACGAAATTAGCAATTCGTGATTTAAATTTTTACTATGGTAAGTTTCATGCATTAAAAGGAATTAATTTAGATATTCCTGAGAAAAAAGTAACCGCATTTATTGGCCCATCAGGTTGTGGTAAATCAACTTTATTGCGTACCCTTAATCGAATGTTTGAGTTATACCCAGAGCAACGAGCCGAAGGTGAAATTTTAATTGATGGTGAAAATCTTTTAACCAGTAAAGAAGATGTAGCTTTAATTAGAGCGAGAATTGGTATGGTATTTCAAAAACCAACCCCTTTCCCTATGTCTATTTATAATAATATTGCTTTTGGCGTAAAACTATTTGAAAAGCTCTCTAATGCAGAAATGGATGACCGTGTAGAGTGGGCTTTAAATAAGGCAGCCTTATGGAATGAGGTAAAAGATAAACTTCACCAAAATGGTGCTAGTTTATCTGGAGGTCAGCAACAGCGGTTGTGTATTGCCAGAGGTATTGCAATTAAGCCAGAGGTTTTACTACTAGATGAACCATGTTCAGCCCTAGACCCTATCTCTACAGGTAAAATTGAAGAGCTTATTCATGAGTTAAAACAAGACTATACGGTGGCTATCGTAACCCATAATATGCAGCAAGCAGCACGTTGCTCCGACTATACCGCTTATATGTATTTAGGTGAGTTAGTTGAAGTGGGCGAAACAGAGCAATTATTTTTAAAACCCCAACGTCAAGAAACAGAAGACTATATTACTGGCCGTTTTGGTTAA
- the phoU gene encoding phosphate signaling complex protein PhoU produces MTNKHLSTQFDAELNSISTQIMELGGLVESQMTLAITALTSFDIEVSDKVIELEHKVNSMEVEIDKNLVSMIARRQPTARDLRLLMAISKTTNNLERAGDEATKIARMVKSIIEHGISRNLMGAELRFMANLALDLLHKSLDAFARLDIKTALYIMRSDNEIDVEFGGFTRKLITYMMEDPRMISPSLDLLFIAKALERIGDHAKNIAELIIYIVKGEDVRHVAMEEIESITNNSEG; encoded by the coding sequence ATGACTAATAAACATCTTTCAACCCAATTTGATGCAGAACTAAATAGCATCTCTACTCAGATTATGGAGTTGGGTGGGTTAGTTGAGTCACAAATGACTTTAGCCATTACTGCATTAACGAGTTTTGATATTGAAGTATCAGATAAAGTCATTGAACTTGAGCATAAAGTAAACTCAATGGAAGTGGAAATTGATAAAAACTTAGTATCCATGATTGCCCGTCGTCAGCCAACTGCGCGTGATCTAAGGCTATTAATGGCTATTTCTAAAACCACTAATAATTTAGAAAGAGCGGGTGATGAAGCTACCAAAATAGCGCGTATGGTCAAGTCAATTATTGAGCATGGCATCTCTAGAAACCTAATGGGTGCAGAGTTGCGCTTTATGGCCAATTTAGCACTAGATTTATTGCATAAATCATTAGATGCCTTTGCTCGACTAGATATTAAAACCGCGCTTTATATTATGCGTAGTGATAATGAAATTGATGTGGAGTTTGGTGGTTTTACCCGTAAACTAATCACCTATATGATGGAAGATCCTCGCATGATTTCTCCTAGCTTAGATCTACTGTTTATTGCGAAAGCTTTAGAGCGTATTGGTGATCATGCAAAAAATATAGCAGAGTTAATTATATATATCGTTAAGGGAGAAGATGTTAGGCATGTAGCCATGGAAGAAATTGAATCTATTACTAACAATTCAGAGGGTTAA
- the phoB gene encoding phosphate regulon transcriptional regulator PhoB: MARILVVEDEPAIAELLAINLKHAGFDCVVVDDADRAQQEVDSILPDLVLLDWMLPGQSGISLARRWRSNERTKQIPIIMLTARSEELDKVQGLDAGADDYVVKPFSTQELLARVRALLRRKLPEVSAERVSLAGLTIDPELWQIVYKGEEVKLGPTEFKLLNYLMHYPNRVHSRGQLLDKVWGQHVFIEERTVDVHIKRLREGLAIVKADHLIETVRGAGYRFNAPKTESE, encoded by the coding sequence ATGGCACGTATTTTAGTGGTTGAAGATGAACCTGCCATTGCAGAATTATTAGCTATTAACTTAAAGCATGCAGGTTTTGATTGTGTAGTAGTAGATGATGCAGATAGAGCACAACAGGAAGTGGATAGTATATTGCCTGACTTGGTATTACTTGATTGGATGTTGCCTGGACAAAGTGGTATATCTTTAGCAAGACGCTGGCGTAGTAATGAGCGGACAAAACAAATCCCTATTATTATGCTAACCGCCCGTAGTGAAGAGTTAGATAAAGTACAAGGGTTAGATGCTGGTGCCGATGACTATGTAGTCAAACCTTTTTCTACCCAAGAATTATTGGCTAGAGTGCGTGCATTATTACGTCGTAAACTACCCGAAGTAAGTGCAGAGCGTGTATCATTAGCTGGACTAACCATAGACCCTGAATTATGGCAAATTGTCTATAAAGGGGAAGAGGTTAAGCTAGGCCCTACCGAATTTAAGTTATTAAACTATTTAATGCATTATCCTAATAGAGTACATAGTCGAGGCCAATTATTAGATAAAGTATGGGGGCAACATGTATTTATTGAAGAGCGTACTGTTGATGTCCATATTAAACGCTTACGTGAAGGGTTAGCTATTGTTAAAGCCGATCATTTAATAGAAACAGTAAGAGGGGCAGGATATCGTTTTAATGCGCCTAAAACTGAGAGTGAATAA